The following coding sequences are from one Sphingomonadaceae bacterium OTU29LAMAA1 window:
- the grpE gene encoding nucleotide exchange factor GrpE — translation MTEETKMDAEALRQETAEAAPEVAEHDRVAELENQLAEAKQQTLYAQAEIQNVRRRSEKEVADARAYSTTSFARDILSVADNLSRGLSAIPAELRGDERLKGLVTGLEATGRELDSVFARNGITKVEAMGATLDPNKHQAMMEVPSDAAPGTIVQEMQAGYMIKDRLLRPALVGVARKPD, via the coding sequence ATGACCGAAGAGACGAAGATGGACGCGGAGGCGCTGCGCCAGGAAACTGCCGAAGCCGCTCCCGAAGTGGCGGAGCATGACCGGGTGGCGGAGCTGGAGAACCAGCTGGCCGAGGCGAAGCAGCAGACCCTGTATGCGCAGGCCGAAATCCAGAACGTGCGCCGCCGCAGCGAAAAGGAAGTCGCGGACGCGCGGGCCTATTCGACGACATCGTTCGCACGCGACATCCTGTCGGTAGCGGACAATCTGTCGCGTGGCCTGTCGGCGATCCCCGCCGAACTGCGCGGCGACGAACGGCTGAAGGGTCTGGTCACCGGTCTGGAAGCGACGGGCCGCGAACTGGACAGCGTGTTCGCACGCAATGGCATCACCAAGGTCGAGGCGATGGGCGCAACGCTCGACCCGAACAAGCATCAGGCGATGATGGAAGTGCCGAGCGATGCGGCACCGGGCACGATCGTGCAGGAGATGCAGGCGGGCTATATGATCAAGGATCGCTTGC